The proteins below are encoded in one region of Paenibacillus albus:
- a CDS encoding glycoside hydrolase family 38 N-terminal domain-containing protein, whose translation MAAKLHLLSNAHLDPVWQWEWEEGAAAAVSTFRAAAEFCREYDGYIFNHNEVILYKWIEEYEPELFTEIQELVRLGKWHIMGGWYLQPDCNMPSGESIVRQMLHGRAYFAEKFGARPTTAINFDSFGHSRGLVQLMTQAGFDSYLFMRPDDHTVGPDREFRWIGFDGSEVMAHQTYQYNTLMGQARGAIEQRLELVQREGKSLGLMLWGVGNHGGGPSRVDLDEIGAMMESGESEVELVHSTPEQYFADLAENGELPAHEGDLNPRFVGCYTSMIRLKQKHRLLENELYLTEKMLSAAAIAGKLVYPREELRQATEDLMTAQFHDILPGSSVQPAEDASLRLLGHGLEIVSRLKARAFFALASGQRKAEDGEYPILIYNPHPYPVRGVFACEFMLADQNWKDEFSMPVVYQDGKRIDSQPEKEHSNINLDWRKRVVFEAELAPSSMNRFDCRIEMLPAKPQPQVTVEGGLIRFSNGRMTAVINANTGLLDAYTVDGVSYVQERAFLPIVVADNEDPWRMDTNRFEPDIGSFQLMDRGAGSDFSGLRHELLPSVRVIEDGAVRTVVEAMLAYNDSKLVLTYKLPKKGTELEVHVRVFWNEKNKLLKLSIPTALGDGNASYIGQTMYGVQQLDATGQEAVAQKWTAACSESAGVALTLINNGTYGSDFKNGAIRPTLLRSPSYTAHPIMERPLIVQDRFSPRIDQGEREFTYWLNAGAADERLNAVDREAAVHNEVPYSLSFFPSGRGETVEPLVLLKDEVVQLGAFKQMERGDDYVLRLFEPTGSARETTVEIPMFGISSHVALAPFEVKTFRVSVRDCSMSETVLMEE comes from the coding sequence ATGGCGGCGAAGCTTCACTTATTAAGCAATGCGCATTTGGATCCAGTATGGCAGTGGGAATGGGAGGAAGGAGCTGCGGCAGCAGTGTCGACGTTCAGAGCTGCGGCTGAATTTTGCAGGGAGTACGACGGGTATATTTTCAATCATAATGAGGTCATTCTGTACAAATGGATTGAGGAATACGAGCCGGAGCTGTTCACGGAAATTCAGGAGCTGGTGCGGCTAGGCAAATGGCATATCATGGGCGGATGGTATTTGCAGCCGGATTGCAATATGCCCTCAGGTGAATCGATCGTGCGGCAAATGCTGCATGGACGGGCGTATTTCGCTGAGAAGTTCGGCGCACGGCCTACAACGGCAATCAACTTCGATTCCTTCGGGCATTCCCGTGGCCTGGTGCAGCTGATGACCCAAGCTGGTTTCGACTCCTATCTGTTCATGCGCCCGGATGATCATACGGTAGGACCCGATCGCGAATTCCGCTGGATTGGCTTTGACGGCTCTGAGGTGATGGCTCATCAGACCTATCAGTACAACACGCTCATGGGGCAGGCGCGCGGCGCGATTGAACAGCGGCTTGAGCTTGTGCAGCGTGAGGGCAAATCGCTCGGTTTAATGCTATGGGGAGTGGGCAATCATGGCGGCGGCCCATCACGCGTGGATTTGGATGAAATCGGCGCGATGATGGAGAGTGGAGAATCGGAAGTAGAGCTTGTTCACTCAACGCCGGAGCAGTATTTTGCCGATCTGGCTGAGAATGGTGAGCTGCCTGCGCATGAAGGGGACTTGAATCCGCGCTTCGTCGGCTGCTACACGTCAATGATCCGACTTAAGCAGAAGCACCGCTTGCTAGAGAACGAACTGTATTTAACGGAGAAAATGCTCTCGGCAGCCGCTATTGCAGGCAAGCTCGTTTACCCTCGCGAAGAACTGCGGCAGGCAACGGAAGATTTGATGACCGCACAATTTCATGATATTTTGCCGGGCTCGTCGGTTCAGCCGGCAGAGGATGCATCGCTGCGCTTGCTAGGACACGGCCTTGAAATCGTATCCAGACTGAAGGCGCGCGCTTTCTTCGCACTTGCCTCTGGGCAGCGCAAAGCGGAGGATGGCGAGTATCCGATTCTGATCTACAATCCGCATCCCTATCCGGTGCGTGGAGTGTTTGCCTGCGAATTTATGTTAGCTGACCAGAACTGGAAGGATGAGTTCTCCATGCCGGTCGTGTATCAGGATGGCAAACGGATCGACTCGCAGCCGGAGAAAGAGCATAGCAATATTAACTTGGACTGGCGCAAACGCGTCGTCTTCGAGGCCGAGCTTGCACCTTCTTCGATGAACCGGTTCGACTGCCGCATTGAAATGCTGCCAGCGAAGCCGCAGCCACAGGTTACCGTAGAAGGCGGACTCATCCGCTTCTCGAACGGTCGCATGACTGCGGTCATCAACGCGAATACCGGGCTGCTTGACGCCTACACGGTTGATGGCGTCTCCTATGTGCAGGAGCGGGCGTTCCTGCCGATCGTTGTCGCGGATAATGAAGATCCATGGCGGATGGATACGAACCGGTTCGAACCAGATATTGGCTCGTTCCAGCTGATGGATCGCGGCGCAGGCTCCGACTTCTCCGGTTTGCGCCATGAGCTGCTGCCTTCGGTCCGTGTCATCGAGGACGGCGCGGTTCGTACAGTAGTTGAAGCGATGCTCGCGTATAACGACTCGAAGCTTGTGCTTACCTATAAGCTGCCGAAGAAGGGCACCGAGCTTGAAGTGCATGTTCGCGTCTTCTGGAATGAGAAGAATAAGCTGCTGAAGCTGTCCATTCCGACTGCTCTCGGCGACGGCAACGCTTCGTATATCGGGCAAACGATGTATGGTGTGCAGCAGCTGGATGCGACCGGTCAAGAGGCCGTCGCGCAGAAATGGACAGCCGCTTGCTCAGAGTCGGCTGGCGTTGCGCTGACACTGATCAATAACGGCACTTACGGCTCAGACTTTAAAAATGGTGCGATCCGGCCGACGCTTTTGCGCAGTCCGAGCTACACGGCGCATCCGATCATGGAGCGCCCGCTTATCGTGCAGGACCGCTTCTCGCCGAGAATCGATCAAGGTGAGCGGGAGTTCACGTATTGGCTGAATGCCGGTGCGGCAGACGAGCGGCTAAATGCGGTGGACCGCGAAGCGGCGGTACATAATGAAGTGCCATACTCGCTGTCGTTCTTCCCATCGGGTCGCGGAGA
- a CDS encoding right-handed parallel beta-helix repeat-containing protein, whose protein sequence is MLQTVKPYAGMIITEDVVFEPGEYVFKSSKGIVIAADHITIDGNGAVIRGRGKPGNIHTFNGTGVSCNGYNGVTVKNLSVHGFKIGMKVANGSGWIIAHNDFSDNYTDPDYGWGDGEPNGALLLERVSESIISHNIGNRVWNGLYLRYANRNKVIGNTFAHCTNVCLKLWGASGNEIDGNIMNYGIRIAPGEVHARDSTSVLIETGSNDNRILNNDFTYGGDGVFIRSLNGYVSTGNYFENNDASYANNNAWEVWDPGNVFVRNKGNYSSYGFWLGGSCHAVLIENEAAYNGVRIANAPEEFGNAGIAIVNGSSSHFTMRHNRIHHNKSVGLAIGYKEGYEAGHWIIEQNEITENSTYGVYIKHAKGLYFAGNRLSGNGSGDFHHEVNVSQVEVCDAVGPSPVAVATLATASPRAGVAVEFDATYSQDIDGGSSLTYLWDLGDGTRSKAAAARHIYAQAGFYRVGLTVISCSGTADLDWIDLYVLPDEELIKHRVDMASAVMKETIPSRSAQLELNEQEAVDAGPSLKLQAASSMVKLQLDMPCAVVDEAFAYGCELRFWIKFSHETWGGFPPSALTVRMKQTDTRYVQWVAACPLFEWTQIASEARSGWSQQCIPLTGEESGWVRSMTGNLDLNQLQRLEFQITSIGGDFTIWFDEIAFVQE, encoded by the coding sequence ATGCTGCAAACTGTAAAGCCATACGCGGGTATGATTATTACCGAGGATGTTGTCTTTGAACCAGGGGAGTATGTGTTCAAGAGCAGCAAGGGCATCGTTATCGCTGCCGACCATATTACGATTGATGGCAACGGCGCAGTTATTCGCGGCAGAGGGAAGCCTGGCAACATCCACACTTTCAACGGTACAGGTGTTTCTTGCAATGGATATAACGGAGTTACGGTTAAGAACCTGAGCGTACATGGCTTCAAGATTGGCATGAAGGTTGCGAACGGCAGCGGCTGGATCATCGCACATAATGACTTCTCCGACAACTATACAGATCCTGATTATGGCTGGGGGGACGGCGAACCAAATGGCGCGCTGTTATTGGAACGTGTCTCGGAGAGCATCATCTCCCACAACATCGGCAATCGGGTCTGGAACGGACTTTATCTACGATACGCAAACCGCAACAAAGTAATCGGCAATACGTTCGCTCATTGTACGAATGTATGCTTGAAGTTATGGGGAGCATCGGGCAACGAGATCGATGGCAACATCATGAATTATGGCATCCGAATCGCCCCAGGAGAGGTCCACGCTAGGGATTCAACCTCTGTGCTGATTGAGACGGGATCGAATGACAACCGAATTCTGAATAACGATTTCACATACGGCGGGGATGGCGTGTTTATCCGCTCGCTGAATGGCTATGTAAGTACGGGCAACTATTTTGAAAATAACGATGCTTCCTATGCGAACAACAATGCTTGGGAGGTATGGGACCCGGGCAACGTGTTTGTGCGCAATAAGGGCAACTATTCCAGCTACGGCTTCTGGCTCGGCGGCTCGTGCCATGCAGTGCTGATTGAGAACGAGGCAGCTTATAACGGTGTCCGAATCGCAAACGCACCGGAAGAATTCGGCAACGCAGGCATCGCGATCGTGAACGGCTCGAGCAGCCATTTCACAATGCGCCACAATCGGATTCATCACAATAAAAGCGTAGGTCTTGCTATCGGCTATAAGGAAGGTTATGAGGCGGGCCATTGGATTATTGAACAGAACGAGATTACAGAAAATAGCACGTACGGTGTTTATATCAAACATGCGAAGGGGTTGTATTTTGCGGGTAACCGCTTGAGTGGCAATGGCAGCGGAGACTTCCATCACGAAGTGAACGTCTCGCAAGTAGAAGTCTGTGATGCGGTTGGCCCGTCACCTGTTGCCGTGGCGACACTTGCGACAGCAAGTCCGCGAGCAGGAGTGGCCGTGGAATTCGATGCCACATACAGCCAGGATATTGACGGCGGCAGCAGCCTGACCTACTTATGGGACTTGGGAGATGGCACAAGAAGTAAGGCAGCAGCTGCCCGACATATCTATGCTCAGGCAGGATTTTATCGTGTGGGACTTACGGTCATTAGCTGCTCGGGCACGGCTGATCTCGATTGGATTGATCTCTATGTGCTGCCTGATGAAGAGCTAATAAAGCACCGTGTCGATATGGCGTCGGCAGTCATGAAGGAAACTATTCCGAGCCGAAGCGCACAGCTTGAGTTGAATGAGCAAGAGGCCGTTGATGCCGGGCCGTCTTTGAAGCTGCAAGCCGCATCATCAATGGTGAAGCTGCAGCTAGATATGCCGTGTGCAGTGGTGGATGAGGCTTTTGCTTACGGCTGCGAGCTTCGCTTCTGGATCAAATTCTCGCATGAGACATGGGGAGGCTTCCCTCCATCTGCGCTTACCGTCCGCATGAAGCAAACAGACACTCGGTATGTGCAGTGGGTAGCAGCATGTCCGCTCTTCGAGTGGACGCAGATCGCTTCGGAAGCGCGCAGCGGATGGTCGCAACAATGCATCCCGCTAACCGGCGAAGAGTCCGGATGGGTGCGCAGCATGACAGGCAATCTTGATCTGAACCAGCTCCAGCGATTGGAATTTCAGATCACATCTATCGGCGGAGACTTCACGATATGGTTCGACGAGATTGCTTTTGTACAAGAATAG
- a CDS encoding LacI family DNA-binding transcriptional regulator: MATIREVAALAGVSVATVSRLINRNGYVNKETERKIQQAIEELNYHPSSIARGLAGKRMDVVALVVPDISNPFFPELARAVEDLCLSRGYTLILCNSDNDREKELAYMKSLHRNSVAGFICASDSLLQEDLQELRQSGTPIVMLDRSGNADDCSIIRADNRKGAALAVQHLLDKGCRKIAHIYGPQSIVTARERLEGYEQIAQQYAWYTPSLLIPGDFRMESGIEAVQLLLERHPDVDGIFAGNDMMAIGALKGLIRQGIQVPEQIALCGFDGIGMTRMTEPELTTIAQPIGEMGRMAAEILIGKIESNGGENRFYELDVQLIERSSTSST, encoded by the coding sequence ATGGCTACGATTCGCGAAGTAGCGGCGCTTGCCGGAGTCTCCGTCGCTACGGTATCCCGGTTAATCAACCGCAACGGTTACGTGAACAAGGAGACCGAGCGCAAAATCCAACAGGCGATCGAGGAGCTGAACTATCACCCAAGCTCGATAGCCCGAGGGCTTGCAGGGAAACGGATGGACGTTGTCGCACTCGTCGTTCCGGATATTTCGAATCCATTCTTCCCGGAGCTCGCACGAGCGGTAGAAGATCTTTGCCTCAGCCGAGGCTACACGCTCATTCTGTGCAACTCGGATAATGATAGGGAGAAAGAGCTCGCCTATATGAAGTCGCTCCATCGCAACAGCGTTGCCGGGTTTATTTGCGCATCGGATTCATTGTTGCAGGAGGATCTGCAGGAGCTGCGTCAATCCGGCACGCCGATTGTAATGCTCGATCGGAGCGGCAATGCGGACGACTGCAGCATCATTCGTGCTGATAACCGTAAAGGCGCAGCGCTAGCGGTTCAGCATCTGCTGGACAAAGGCTGCCGCAAAATCGCGCACATCTACGGTCCGCAATCCATCGTCACCGCGCGCGAACGACTTGAAGGCTACGAGCAAATTGCGCAGCAGTATGCCTGGTATACGCCGTCACTGCTCATTCCAGGGGATTTTCGCATGGAGAGTGGAATTGAGGCGGTCCAGCTGCTATTAGAACGCCATCCCGATGTCGACGGAATCTTCGCAGGCAACGACATGATGGCGATTGGCGCGCTGAAGGGGCTGATCCGGCAAGGAATTCAAGTGCCTGAGCAGATAGCCTTATGTGGCTTCGACGGCATTGGCATGACCCGGATGACCGAGCCGGAGCTGACAACGATCGCGCAGCCGATTGGAGAGATGGGCAGGATGGCCGCTGAAATTCTTATTGGCAAAATCGAATCAAACGGCGGAGAGAATCGCTTCTACGAGCTTGACGTGCAGCTAATTGAACGCAGTTCGACTTCATCTACATGA
- the rbsD gene encoding D-ribose pyranase: protein MKKSPLLHPELSKLIAELGHLDELVICDSGYPIPAEMKRIDLALTQGIPGFIETLQVVLNELCVQEIIIAEEMIEKSPALYNQMIALTGTELPIHEMPHQDFKAHVKAGARAVIRTGEFTPYANVSLVCGVVF from the coding sequence ATGAAGAAGTCACCACTCCTGCATCCGGAGTTATCCAAATTAATCGCTGAGCTCGGCCATCTGGATGAGCTTGTTATTTGTGATAGCGGGTATCCGATCCCTGCGGAGATGAAACGAATTGATCTCGCGCTGACGCAAGGTATACCCGGTTTTATCGAGACGCTGCAAGTCGTTCTGAACGAGCTGTGCGTCCAGGAGATCATCATCGCTGAAGAAATGATCGAGAAGAGCCCAGCGCTGTACAATCAAATGATAGCACTAACCGGCACAGAATTGCCGATTCACGAAATGCCTCATCAAGATTTCAAGGCGCATGTGAAAGCAGGTGCGAGAGCAGTTATCCGAACAGGCGAATTTACGCCGTACGCGAATGTATCCCTTGTTTGCGGAGTTGTCTTCTAA
- a CDS encoding 5'-3' exonuclease, which translates to MSESTNRKVLLVDGMAILFRAFYATSYTGYIRKTKAGLPTNAVYGFIQYFFDAINTFKPTHVVCCWDMGSKTFRTEQFAEYKGNRGDAPEELIPQFDLVKDVVESMGIQNIGIVGFEADDCLGTLATQLSSESEVYILTGDHDMLQLVSETVKVVIMKKGKLNYAVYDPAVLLEEKQLTPTQVIDLKGFMGDTSDNYPGVKGIGEKTALKLILEYQSIEGVLLNLEKLPKGVRSKIEADLDMLHLSRDLATIRINVPISCELSACSWHITKDAAAQKFEELEFGALVKILDGHPVRELDPFATA; encoded by the coding sequence ATGTCTGAGAGCACGAACCGCAAAGTGCTGCTGGTCGATGGGATGGCGATATTGTTCCGCGCATTCTACGCCACATCCTATACGGGCTACATTCGCAAGACGAAGGCAGGACTGCCGACGAACGCGGTCTACGGCTTTATTCAATATTTCTTTGATGCGATCAATACATTCAAGCCTACACACGTGGTCTGCTGCTGGGATATGGGAAGCAAGACGTTTCGCACCGAGCAATTCGCGGAATATAAAGGAAATCGTGGAGACGCGCCAGAGGAGCTTATTCCGCAATTTGATCTCGTGAAAGACGTTGTCGAGTCGATGGGCATTCAGAATATCGGCATCGTCGGCTTTGAAGCGGATGATTGTCTTGGCACGCTCGCAACGCAGCTCAGCTCGGAATCGGAGGTTTACATTCTCACAGGTGACCATGATATGCTTCAGCTCGTAAGCGAGACGGTGAAGGTGGTCATCATGAAGAAGGGCAAGCTGAACTATGCGGTCTACGATCCAGCGGTTCTGCTGGAAGAGAAGCAGCTAACGCCGACGCAAGTCATTGATCTGAAGGGCTTTATGGGCGATACGAGCGATAATTACCCAGGCGTCAAAGGCATTGGAGAGAAAACAGCACTCAAGCTCATTCTGGAATACCAGTCGATCGAAGGCGTACTGTTGAATTTGGAGAAGCTGCCGAAAGGTGTGCGTTCCAAAATCGAAGCCGACCTCGATATGCTTCACCTGTCCCGTGATCTCGCCACGATTCGAATCAATGTGCCGATAAGCTGCGAGCTATCCGCATGCAGCTGGCATATTACGAAGGATGCGGCTGCGCAGAAGTTCGAAGAGCTTGAATTCGGAGCATTGGTCAAAATTCTCGATGGACATCCCGTACGTGAGCTAGACCCGTTCGCGACAGCATAG
- a CDS encoding aminotransferase class I/II-fold pyridoxal phosphate-dependent enzyme, whose amino-acid sequence MTTKGWRAERLSHLGSSIFAEVAEWKKAAIGRGLDVIDLSIGSPDLPPSQAIRKALSEAVMRDNAYGYPGSKGSARFLKQASDWLAYRFGVQIDPEHELVSLMGSQDGLGHLALSLCNPGDIALLPDPGYPVYAAGLALAGVEPYLMPLREENHFLPDFDAIPEQVWERTKFILLNYPSNPVSAVADLDFFKKAITYAKRHNVLIVHDLAYSEMAFDGYRPPSILQAEGALDIAVEFHSLSKSFNMAGCRIGFLAGNREAVAALRELKANIDYGVFLPVQEAGIIALQQDMEPTTHKPVGSLYEKRRDEFVHALHAQGWEVPYPKATMFIWAKLPAMQWELSEPWDSRRISREMLERAGVAVIPGDAFGAEGEGYVRIALVESEARLVEAAERIGRFIRGE is encoded by the coding sequence GTGACTACAAAAGGATGGCGCGCTGAGCGTTTGTCGCATCTTGGTTCGTCAATTTTTGCAGAAGTAGCAGAGTGGAAGAAAGCGGCGATCGGCCGCGGACTCGACGTTATAGATTTGAGCATCGGTAGCCCAGACCTGCCGCCTTCACAGGCGATTCGCAAGGCACTAAGCGAAGCCGTGATGCGCGATAATGCATACGGCTATCCAGGCTCCAAAGGATCCGCGCGCTTCTTGAAGCAAGCTTCCGACTGGCTCGCCTACCGCTTCGGCGTTCAGATTGATCCGGAGCATGAGCTTGTCTCCCTGATGGGCTCCCAAGACGGCCTCGGTCACTTGGCGCTCTCGCTTTGCAATCCGGGCGATATCGCACTCCTCCCGGACCCAGGTTATCCCGTATATGCCGCCGGGCTTGCACTGGCAGGCGTGGAGCCGTATCTTATGCCACTGCGGGAAGAGAATCACTTCTTGCCCGACTTCGACGCCATTCCTGAGCAGGTGTGGGAGCGTACGAAGTTTATCCTGCTCAACTATCCGAGCAATCCGGTGTCCGCAGTGGCGGATCTGGACTTCTTCAAGAAGGCGATCACCTATGCGAAGCGGCACAATGTGCTGATCGTTCATGATCTTGCTTACTCGGAGATGGCTTTCGACGGCTACAGGCCTCCTAGTATTTTGCAAGCGGAAGGTGCGCTAGACATTGCAGTAGAGTTTCATTCCTTGTCCAAAAGCTTCAATATGGCTGGCTGCCGCATCGGTTTTCTCGCGGGAAATCGGGAAGCGGTCGCAGCGTTGCGCGAGCTGAAGGCGAACATTGACTACGGCGTATTTCTCCCGGTCCAAGAGGCAGGCATCATTGCATTGCAGCAGGATATGGAGCCAACTACCCATAAGCCAGTAGGCTCACTCTACGAGAAGCGCCGGGATGAATTCGTTCACGCGCTCCACGCTCAAGGCTGGGAAGTGCCGTATCCGAAAGCGACTATGTTTATCTGGGCGAAGCTTCCAGCTATGCAATGGGAGCTGTCGGAACCTTGGGACTCTCGTCGCATTTCCCGGGAAATGCTCGAACGGGCCGGAGTCGCTGTCATTCCTGGTGATGCTTTTGGCGCTGAAGGAGAAGGTTACGTACGAATCGCACTCGTAGAGAGCGAAGCTAGATTAGTAGAAGCCGCAGAGCGAATCGGAAGATTCATAAGAGGCGAATAG
- a CDS encoding arsenate reductase family protein, whose amino-acid sequence MKKLTIYEYPKCGTCRSAIKKLKSQGYELESHNVFESAPPANVIADLIKLSGLEVKKFFNTSGEVYKELGLKDKLPSMSDQEKIELLASNGRLIKRPVVTDGKTVTVGFKEEDFEQIWRG is encoded by the coding sequence ATGAAAAAACTAACCATCTATGAATATCCAAAGTGCGGCACATGCCGCAGCGCAATTAAGAAGCTGAAGAGCCAAGGCTACGAGCTGGAGTCGCACAACGTCTTCGAGTCAGCGCCGCCCGCTAACGTGATTGCTGATCTCATTAAGCTGAGCGGCTTGGAAGTGAAGAAATTCTTCAACACTTCCGGCGAGGTATACAAAGAGCTTGGCTTGAAAGACAAGCTGCCAAGCATGTCTGATCAAGAGAAGATCGAGCTGCTTGCGTCGAACGGACGCCTCATTAAGCGCCCTGTCGTCACGGATGGCAAGACGGTTACCGTCGGCTTCAAAGAAGAGGATTTCGAGCAAATTTGGCGCGGTTAA
- a CDS encoding RluA family pseudouridine synthase: protein MEHHSRIVPVAAEYYEPLAVVVSSEDDGKMVRNVLERRLGVSRKLLSRLKLTELGITVNGERVYTNDRVATGDLVVIRMEQEESDDILPEQMALDIVYEDKDLLIVNKPPGLIVHPTQGHYTGTLANGVVHHWKSRGEKVRFRPIHRLDEETSGLVAIAKNPYIHQQLSEQLQAGEVNKRYRAYVYGSPVAAKGTVDEPIDRDTDNPHLRVVRADGYPSVTHYEVEAVYGGGAAAKVRIKLETGRTHQIRVHMKHIGCPLIGDKLYGFAGEEAEGGSPELEAAVQRQALHAAILSFKHPITGEQMTFEAALPDDLQQLEAALLALE from the coding sequence ATGGAACATCATAGTAGAATCGTACCGGTTGCAGCGGAATATTATGAGCCGCTTGCAGTCGTTGTAAGCAGCGAAGATGACGGTAAAATGGTACGCAATGTACTGGAGCGCCGCCTCGGCGTCTCCCGCAAGCTGCTGTCGCGGCTGAAACTGACAGAGCTGGGCATTACGGTCAATGGCGAGCGAGTTTATACGAATGACCGCGTCGCGACTGGAGATCTGGTCGTGATCCGGATGGAGCAGGAAGAGTCCGACGATATTTTGCCGGAGCAGATGGCGCTTGATATTGTGTATGAGGATAAGGATCTGCTTATCGTGAACAAGCCGCCAGGTCTTATTGTTCATCCGACGCAGGGTCATTATACGGGGACGCTGGCAAATGGTGTTGTGCACCATTGGAAGTCGCGCGGGGAAAAGGTCCGTTTCCGTCCCATTCATCGGCTTGATGAAGAGACGAGCGGCCTTGTCGCGATCGCGAAGAATCCGTACATTCACCAGCAGCTCTCGGAGCAGCTTCAGGCAGGTGAAGTGAATAAGCGGTATCGCGCTTATGTGTACGGCAGCCCAGTTGCAGCGAAGGGTACAGTCGATGAGCCGATTGACCGGGATACGGACAATCCGCATTTGCGAGTCGTTCGGGCGGATGGCTATCCGTCCGTGACGCACTATGAGGTCGAGGCTGTCTACGGCGGCGGCGCTGCTGCAAAGGTACGCATCAAGCTGGAGACAGGCCGGACACACCAGATCCGGGTGCATATGAAGCATATCGGCTGCCCGCTTATCGGCGATAAGCTATACGGCTTTGCAGGCGAGGAAGCGGAAGGCGGCTCGCCGGAGCTTGAAGCCGCTGTTCAGCGCCAAGCTCTTCATGCGGCGATCCTCTCATTCAAGCACCCCATCACCGGGGAGCAGATGACCTTCGAAGCCGCGCTGCCGGATGATCTTCAGCAGCTTGAGGCAGCGCTTCTCGCTCTGGAGTAG
- a CDS encoding cob(I)yrinic acid a,c-diamide adenosyltransferase — protein sequence MKLYTRTGDKGQTSVKGGRVRKDDSRVEAYGTVDELNSFVGQAAAVAAAAGLQELVEELLEIQQELFDCGSDLAFADPNGRELKMAPASAVRLEGWIDAHSDAAPAIRKFILPGGSEVSALLHVCRTVCRRAERRIVTLAEELQVHEPVQTYMNRLSDYFFAAARSANAKLGVPDTEYVRSADVFRNKSDDRKERQEGNDGTS from the coding sequence GTGAAACTGTATACGCGTACAGGTGATAAAGGCCAAACCTCGGTCAAAGGCGGCCGGGTTCGCAAGGACGACAGTCGGGTTGAGGCTTACGGAACAGTGGATGAGTTGAACAGCTTTGTCGGCCAGGCAGCTGCTGTCGCGGCGGCGGCTGGGCTTCAGGAGCTTGTGGAAGAGCTGCTGGAGATTCAGCAGGAGCTGTTCGACTGCGGATCGGATCTCGCTTTTGCCGATCCGAATGGGCGGGAGCTGAAGATGGCGCCGGCTTCGGCCGTTCGTCTTGAGGGCTGGATTGATGCGCATAGTGATGCGGCTCCAGCTATACGTAAGTTTATATTGCCAGGGGGCAGCGAGGTGTCGGCGCTGCTGCATGTGTGCCGGACGGTATGCCGCAGGGCGGAGCGCCGCATCGTGACGCTGGCTGAAGAGCTGCAAGTACATGAACCCGTGCAGACTTATATGAACCGGTTGTCCGATTACTTCTTCGCGGCTGCACGCTCGGCGAATGCGAAGCTCGGTGTGCCGGATACCGAATATGTACGGAGTGCGGATGTGTTCCGTAACAAAAGTGATGACAGAAAAGAGAGACAGGAAGGAAACGATGGAACATCATAG